From a single Aureimonas sp. AU20 genomic region:
- a CDS encoding ABC transporter permease, with translation MSVLVGPEAAALPPSPPVGGDSVLRRLLSRKLALLGLLIIALVSLSAIFAPLVAPFDPNEQFFDGLTLEGSPLPPSATYWLGTDLLGRDLLSRLLYGARNSLVIGIVANGAALVIGTLVGVTAGYFRGFLGTVLMRFTDLMMAFPALLLAICLAAVLRPSLWIVALVIALVNWVQVARVVYSETRSLAEREFIQAEKTLGASSSRILFRHVLPHLTSTVIVYGTLGISTTVLLEATLSFLGVGVQPPDASWGNIIFENQTYFQAAPWLVFFPGAAILLLALAFNLVGDALRDALDPTEQGRV, from the coding sequence ATGAGCGTCCTCGTCGGGCCTGAGGCCGCCGCCCTGCCGCCTTCCCCTCCCGTCGGCGGAGACAGCGTCCTGCGCCGGCTCCTATCGCGCAAGCTGGCGCTGCTCGGCCTTCTCATCATCGCGCTGGTAAGCCTGTCGGCGATCTTCGCGCCCCTTGTAGCGCCCTTCGATCCGAACGAGCAGTTCTTCGACGGGCTGACGCTGGAAGGCTCGCCCCTGCCACCGTCAGCCACCTATTGGCTCGGAACCGACCTTCTCGGGCGCGACCTGCTTTCGCGCCTCCTCTACGGCGCGCGCAACTCGCTCGTCATCGGAATCGTCGCCAATGGCGCGGCGCTGGTGATCGGCACGCTGGTCGGCGTCACGGCGGGCTATTTCCGAGGGTTTCTCGGCACGGTCCTGATGCGCTTCACCGACCTGATGATGGCCTTTCCCGCGCTGCTCCTCGCCATCTGCCTCGCCGCCGTGCTGCGGCCGAGCCTCTGGATCGTGGCGCTGGTGATCGCGCTGGTGAACTGGGTGCAGGTGGCGCGCGTCGTTTATTCCGAAACGCGCTCGCTCGCCGAGCGCGAATTCATCCAGGCCGAGAAGACGCTGGGGGCGAGTTCGTCCCGCATTCTCTTCCGCCATGTCCTGCCGCACCTGACCTCGACCGTCATCGTCTACGGCACGCTCGGCATCTCGACCACGGTTCTCCTGGAGGCGACGCTCTCCTTTCTCGGCGTGGGCGTGCAGCCGCCGGACGCTTCCTGGGGCAACATCATCTTCGAGAACCAGACTTATTTTCAGGCCGCCCCCTGGCTGGTCTTCTTCCCCGGCGCGGCGATCCTTCTTCTGGCGCTCGCCTTCAATCTCGTCGGCGACGCGCTGCGCGACGCGCTCGATCCGACCGAACAGGGGCGCGTCTGA
- a CDS encoding ANTAR domain-containing response regulator, whose product MNRRARIPNLGGAKALVLHREHASIEGLIRQLGAIGLDVAQTWPDLPASAAGADFLFFDVDHGFDEQFPWQPGEAPMPLVALIGSEAPGRIEWALSRQVDAQIVKPVVNAGVYSALLIARRAFDERRRLGREITSLRERVAERQTVVRAVVALAGAAAGSGAGIGDEQAYAQLRQLAMSWQVTMEEAARRVVELKNREASDERPRRA is encoded by the coding sequence ATGAACCGCCGCGCGAGAATTCCCAATCTCGGTGGGGCCAAAGCCCTGGTTCTCCACCGCGAGCATGCCTCGATCGAGGGCCTGATCCGCCAGCTCGGCGCGATCGGGCTGGACGTGGCGCAGACCTGGCCGGACCTGCCGGCCTCGGCCGCCGGGGCGGATTTCCTGTTCTTCGACGTCGATCATGGGTTCGACGAGCAGTTCCCCTGGCAGCCCGGCGAGGCGCCTATGCCGCTCGTCGCTCTGATCGGCTCGGAAGCGCCGGGGCGCATCGAATGGGCGCTGTCGCGCCAGGTGGACGCGCAGATCGTCAAGCCCGTCGTCAATGCCGGCGTCTATTCCGCCCTTCTCATCGCCCGGCGCGCCTTCGACGAGCGGCGAAGGCTCGGACGGGAAATCACCAGCCTTCGCGAGCGCGTTGCCGAGCGTCAGACCGTGGTGCGCGCGGTGGTGGCCCTCGCCGGTGCCGCCGCTGGCTCCGGTGCCGGCATCGGCGACGAACAGGCCTATGCCCAGCTCCGCCAGCTCGCGATGAGCTGGCAGGTGACAATGGAAGAGGCGGCGCGGCGGGTCGTGGAACTCAAGAACAGGGAGGCTTCGGATGAGCGTCCTCGTCGGGCCTGA
- a CDS encoding transporter substrate-binding protein: protein MKQSVGIGVLFSQSGSYERLGQACREGVYGAIAAVNADPARRIRFEAVDCDPAGRIEHYAPLCAELLTGAKLRHVVGCITSWSRKEVIPVLEKHGGLLWYPAPYEGFEANDHVVYMNAAPNQHLVPLVAHVAARYGRDAFLVGSNYIWGWEMNRIARDLVADAGGEVRGERYLPLGDTDVGRLVAEIRATVPDFVLNNLIGPSSYAFYEAYAALGREDERFRPERRPIVSCNLTEAELASIAPFGEGHLSSLPFIHDGAPGPRSSFEAAAHAAVTVLADAIEAAGDDEPDAVRRALAAGPHETALGAIRIDARTQHAELPAKIGRIRGTRFELLEASPSCIGADPYLSHYDPAATFRPSLRLVR, encoded by the coding sequence TTGAAGCAAAGCGTTGGGATCGGCGTCCTCTTCTCGCAGTCGGGCTCTTACGAGCGGCTCGGGCAAGCCTGCCGCGAGGGCGTGTACGGCGCCATCGCGGCGGTGAACGCCGATCCGGCGCGCCGCATCCGGTTCGAGGCCGTGGACTGCGATCCGGCCGGGCGGATCGAGCACTATGCGCCGCTTTGCGCCGAGCTTCTGACGGGGGCGAAGCTGCGACATGTCGTTGGCTGCATCACCTCCTGGAGCCGCAAGGAGGTGATCCCGGTGCTGGAGAAGCATGGGGGCCTTCTCTGGTATCCCGCGCCCTACGAAGGCTTCGAGGCGAACGACCACGTCGTCTACATGAACGCCGCGCCCAACCAGCATCTCGTGCCGCTGGTGGCCCATGTCGCTGCGCGTTACGGCCGAGATGCCTTTCTGGTCGGCTCCAACTATATCTGGGGCTGGGAGATGAACCGCATCGCCCGGGACCTCGTGGCGGATGCCGGCGGCGAGGTGAGGGGTGAGCGCTACTTGCCGCTCGGCGACACCGATGTGGGGCGGCTCGTCGCCGAGATCCGCGCCACCGTGCCGGATTTCGTCCTGAACAACCTGATCGGTCCTTCCTCCTACGCCTTTTACGAGGCCTATGCGGCGCTCGGCCGGGAGGACGAGCGCTTTCGCCCCGAGCGGCGCCCGATCGTCTCCTGCAACCTGACCGAGGCCGAACTCGCCTCGATCGCGCCCTTCGGCGAAGGGCATCTCTCCTCCCTGCCTTTCATTCACGATGGCGCGCCGGGGCCGCGCTCCTCCTTCGAAGCGGCCGCCCATGCGGCGGTGACGGTGCTTGCCGACGCGATCGAGGCGGCCGGAGACGACGAGCCGGACGCGGTGCGCCGTGCCCTGGCGGCCGGGCCGCACGAAACGGCGCTCGGCGCGATCCGCATCGACGCGCGCACCCAGCATGCCGAGCTGCCCGCCAAGATCGGGCGCATTCGCGGCACCCGTTTCGAGCTTCTGGAGGCAAGCCCCAGCTGCATCGGTGCCGACCCCTACCTCTCGCATTACGATCCGGCCGCGACCTTCCGGCCCTCGCTGAGGCTGGTGCGATGA
- a CDS encoding helix-turn-helix domain-containing protein, with protein sequence MSNDPIDIHLGKRIERRRLDQGRSLQSVAKDLGITYQQVRKYENGENRVSASTLYRLATALDVPTSFFFEGMEGEPLDEVNFANEVVLEPAVEDMLSRIRDPETRRAIRHLFVRMVKLRSL encoded by the coding sequence TTGAGCAATGACCCGATCGATATCCATCTGGGCAAGCGGATCGAGCGGCGTCGCTTGGATCAGGGCCGATCGCTTCAGTCCGTCGCGAAAGATCTCGGCATCACGTATCAGCAGGTTCGCAAATATGAGAACGGCGAGAACCGCGTGAGCGCTAGCACGCTTTATCGACTGGCCACGGCGCTGGACGTTCCAACGAGCTTCTTCTTCGAAGGAATGGAGGGCGAGCCGCTCGACGAAGTGAACTTTGCGAACGAGGTGGTGCTCGAACCAGCCGTGGAGGACATGCTTTCCCGGATCAGGGATCCTGAGACAAGGAGGGCGATCCGCCACCTGTTCGTGCGGATGGTCAAGCTCAGATCTCTGTGA
- a CDS encoding PAS domain-containing protein: MVNDPETDEAVRDLIGIWNWQVSSNLVIACERVCEYINVPVELGRHGMSPERFIAAIHPDDRAALDEVVKMAIEAGDSMVVEYRLRSTLHGTRRVRSQGRCFRTPAGRLTHISGYLTDIERSQPSKLEHEGQEPERTLVDLLTKARELAASLDYGMVGALIDATLLETGFQIAARLLEEES, translated from the coding sequence ATGGTGAATGACCCTGAGACCGATGAGGCTGTCCGTGATCTGATCGGAATCTGGAACTGGCAGGTCAGCAGCAATCTGGTGATCGCCTGCGAACGGGTCTGCGAGTACATCAATGTGCCGGTCGAACTTGGTCGCCATGGGATGAGCCCGGAGCGTTTTATCGCCGCGATCCATCCCGACGATCGAGCGGCGCTCGATGAGGTCGTCAAGATGGCGATCGAGGCGGGAGACTCCATGGTGGTCGAGTACCGGCTTCGCAGCACGTTGCATGGCACGCGGCGGGTCCGCTCCCAAGGCCGCTGCTTTCGAACCCCCGCTGGGCGTCTTACCCATATCTCCGGGTATCTGACGGACATCGAACGCTCTCAGCCCTCGAAGCTCGAACATGAAGGCCAAGAGCCGGAACGAACTCTCGTCGATCTTCTCACAAAGGCCCGTGAGTTGGCTGCGTCACTCGATTACGGCATGGTGGGTGCGCTGATCGATGCCACGCTTCTGGAAACCGGCTTCCAGATCGCCGCGCGCCTCCTGGAAGAGGAAAGCTGA
- a CDS encoding HAMP domain-containing methyl-accepting chemotaxis protein — MRLNMKLKLAASFGTLLVVTGAVGYFGLASVKNTNGMLHAFAEQPFQQVENSKEIQTNLETIRRDILTSFFTADPEKLKTTVAEYDKNWMDVDTNLKDVLRAMRPEGRELFKDIEPMLTELKSVSDQTFLFGQKADASATTNGLLESEATVGAVRQQLEALQAGPASASLDALAMQEAIQRLVTSVLDARIQMAKALAYDVDTDIAAASSRLNELDDQIKAGIDQLGLRFPALAPNIQTLRAAWAKAFSGMRASADVGVDNWLAKATDLANKKQIPLAVATSQRLDELVKEAGAQAQQFIADSDSSYDATWVWLLCLIAGGMAVGASAATWIALSVTRGLSKAVGLANAIGEGDVSQRVDAKGSDEIGDLLRAMNMMSAKLSGIALSVTTSASQVASGSSQSAATAEQLSSGSTEQAAASEEASAAIEEMSANVRQNADNASQTEKIAGQASSSAQRTGVAVAASVEAMRTIAQKISVVQEIARQTDLLALNAAIEAARAGPHGKGFAVVASEVRKLAERSQAAAQEIGTLSAQTLLTSEEAGQMLDALVPDIQRTADLVSEISAACREQSVGIDQINQAIQQLDQVTQSNAGAANEMSATAAQLSAEAGRLEESAGFFKLTGSAKSPSPFQAATPVSRHEDKTATSIEPKAIPSAIEGRRSTSLPTQRRATGFDMDLNSDDSFERLSA; from the coding sequence ATGCGACTGAACATGAAGCTTAAGCTCGCTGCGAGCTTCGGGACCCTTCTGGTTGTGACCGGCGCAGTCGGCTATTTTGGTTTGGCGTCCGTCAAGAATACGAACGGAATGCTGCACGCCTTTGCCGAACAGCCTTTTCAGCAGGTCGAGAACAGCAAAGAAATCCAGACAAATCTCGAGACCATCCGACGTGACATTCTCACCTCCTTCTTCACCGCCGACCCCGAAAAACTGAAGACGACGGTTGCCGAGTACGACAAAAACTGGATGGACGTCGACACGAACCTGAAGGACGTCCTGCGCGCCATGCGCCCCGAAGGACGCGAGCTCTTCAAAGATATCGAGCCGATGCTCACGGAGCTGAAATCAGTATCCGACCAGACCTTCCTGTTCGGGCAAAAGGCCGACGCCTCCGCGACCACCAACGGACTCTTGGAAAGCGAAGCGACGGTCGGCGCGGTGAGGCAACAGCTGGAAGCCCTCCAGGCCGGTCCCGCTTCGGCATCGCTGGACGCGTTGGCCATGCAAGAGGCTATCCAGCGGCTTGTCACTTCCGTTCTCGATGCGCGGATCCAGATGGCGAAGGCGCTCGCCTATGACGTTGACACCGACATCGCGGCTGCCAGCAGCCGGCTGAACGAACTCGATGATCAAATCAAGGCTGGCATCGACCAGCTCGGCCTACGCTTTCCTGCTCTGGCTCCCAATATTCAAACTCTGCGAGCCGCCTGGGCCAAGGCGTTCAGCGGGATGAGGGCGTCTGCGGATGTCGGCGTCGACAACTGGCTGGCCAAGGCGACCGACCTTGCCAACAAAAAGCAGATCCCTCTGGCAGTCGCCACGTCCCAGCGTCTGGACGAGCTGGTCAAGGAAGCCGGAGCGCAAGCCCAGCAGTTCATCGCCGATTCCGATAGCAGCTACGACGCGACATGGGTTTGGCTCCTGTGTCTGATCGCGGGTGGCATGGCCGTGGGCGCCAGCGCTGCAACGTGGATCGCGTTGTCGGTGACGCGCGGCTTGAGCAAGGCCGTTGGCCTGGCCAACGCCATCGGCGAAGGTGACGTCTCCCAGCGTGTCGACGCGAAGGGATCGGACGAGATCGGCGACCTGCTGCGCGCCATGAACATGATGAGCGCAAAACTGTCGGGGATTGCCTTGTCGGTGACCACGTCGGCCAGCCAGGTCGCATCCGGTTCGAGCCAGTCGGCGGCTACGGCGGAGCAGCTGTCATCAGGCTCCACCGAACAGGCAGCAGCCTCGGAAGAGGCGTCCGCTGCGATCGAAGAAATGTCGGCCAACGTGCGTCAAAACGCCGATAATGCGAGCCAAACCGAAAAGATCGCAGGGCAGGCATCCAGCAGCGCACAGCGGACCGGCGTCGCGGTGGCGGCTTCGGTGGAAGCCATGCGCACGATCGCCCAGAAAATCTCGGTGGTTCAGGAGATAGCCCGGCAGACTGACCTGCTGGCGCTGAACGCCGCCATCGAGGCCGCACGGGCAGGTCCGCATGGCAAAGGCTTCGCCGTTGTCGCATCCGAGGTTCGCAAGCTGGCCGAGCGGTCGCAGGCCGCCGCGCAGGAGATCGGGACGTTGTCGGCTCAGACGCTTCTGACCTCGGAAGAGGCAGGCCAAATGCTGGACGCCCTGGTGCCCGACATTCAGCGGACAGCCGATCTCGTATCCGAAATCTCAGCCGCTTGCCGAGAGCAGTCTGTCGGCATCGATCAGATCAACCAGGCGATCCAGCAACTCGATCAGGTCACCCAGTCCAACGCTGGAGCGGCCAACGAAATGTCCGCCACCGCCGCACAGCTCTCGGCCGAGGCGGGCCGGCTGGAAGAGAGTGCCGGGTTCTTCAAACTTACAGGATCGGCAAAATCCCCTTCCCCTTTCCAGGCGGCCACTCCGGTATCGCGTCACGAGGACAAGACGGCCACCAGCATCGAACCCAAAGCCATCCCCTCGGCGATTGAAGGTCGGAGATCGACCTCGCTTCCGACCCAGCGGCGAGCGACCGGCTTTGATATGGATCTCAATAGCGACGACAGCTTCGAGCGCCTGAGCGCATAG
- a CDS encoding GGDEF domain-containing protein: protein MKGPSPDTPLWNGFGFTVLNVANIVMWGGYRIFDGKPPLTRTLGALLPAPLALCVITGVLTRDWETAERMALLTYCVASTAQVVYVIAGRVGLFGPRSISGGIVLLNIAAILITTFTGNRWLAGDAGESLFLLTDHLVTIVFTLAVIAMVGERDYRTVLRTAHRDPLTGTLNRSGVADAIGKGASVRTLLLIDFDHFKQINDRFGHDGGDEVLREFAGRMSHIVRPSDLLVRLGGEEFLVATDISSDQHAEALAERIRLAAKEKAVQIGEAAIPFTVSIGLAMRRQQEDLDQAIKRADRALYRAKEAGRDRVSTADLPVPQFEPQSRTGASFHPLPAIDG, encoded by the coding sequence ATGAAAGGACCCTCTCCCGACACGCCGCTCTGGAACGGTTTCGGTTTCACGGTCCTGAACGTCGCCAATATCGTCATGTGGGGTGGCTATCGCATCTTCGATGGCAAGCCTCCGCTCACGAGAACGCTGGGCGCACTGCTCCCCGCCCCGCTGGCGCTATGCGTTATCACCGGTGTTTTGACGAGGGATTGGGAAACCGCCGAACGCATGGCGCTGCTCACCTATTGCGTCGCCAGCACCGCCCAGGTCGTCTATGTCATCGCGGGACGGGTTGGTTTGTTCGGTCCTCGCAGCATCTCGGGCGGAATCGTCCTCTTGAACATTGCGGCGATCCTCATCACGACGTTTACCGGCAACCGATGGCTGGCTGGCGACGCGGGTGAGTCCTTGTTTCTCCTCACCGATCACCTCGTGACGATCGTCTTCACTTTGGCTGTGATCGCCATGGTTGGCGAACGCGATTACCGCACCGTCCTGAGAACGGCTCACCGCGATCCTCTGACGGGCACACTCAACCGATCGGGGGTGGCGGACGCGATCGGAAAGGGCGCCTCGGTGCGCACGCTCCTTCTCATCGACTTCGACCACTTCAAGCAGATCAACGACCGTTTCGGACATGACGGCGGCGACGAGGTGCTGCGCGAGTTTGCCGGACGCATGAGCCATATCGTCAGACCATCGGACCTCCTGGTGCGTCTGGGCGGGGAGGAGTTCCTGGTTGCGACTGACATCAGTTCCGACCAGCACGCCGAAGCGCTGGCCGAACGCATTCGCCTCGCGGCCAAGGAAAAGGCGGTCCAGATCGGAGAGGCCGCGATTCCCTTCACGGTGAGCATCGGCCTTGCCATGCGCCGCCAGCAAGAAGACCTCGACCAGGCGATCAAACGGGCGGATCGAGCGCTTTACCGCGCCAAGGAAGCGGGCCGCGACCGGGTCAGTACCGCGGATCTACCCGTTCCGCAGTTCGAGCCGCAGTCACGAACAGGCGCATCATTCCATCCGTTGCCTGCAATCGACGGATAG
- a CDS encoding FAD-dependent monooxygenase produces MSRRILVSGASIAGNTAAWWLSRLGNDVTVVERAPEFRDGGQNVDVRDVGREVLRRMGLERTALERGTGEEGTTWVDADGEVVAEFSLEELGSDGPTAEMEILRGDLARLVYESAREHAAFRFGDRIERIDDDGERAIVTFAGGAIESYDLVVVAEGVGSKTRELMFPDENDPRWMNLTIAYFTIPHVPGDNRMWRWYNATGGRSLSLRPDNYGTTRANLAIQQAPNGEHKWDAERQKAYMRERFADAGWQSERILAGMESTHDFYFDVLRQVRMKRWSKGRVVLTGDAAWCATPLAGIGTTLAVTGAYVLAAELDRRDDVAAALSEYEAKMRPMVDDAQGVPKIAPRLMHPRSRLGIHLLHGVLGVASRPTVRNLAAKLFSGQTKSPDLSSYPQHP; encoded by the coding sequence ATGTCCCGTCGTATTCTCGTCTCCGGCGCCAGCATCGCCGGGAACACCGCAGCGTGGTGGCTGAGCCGTCTGGGCAACGACGTCACGGTGGTCGAACGTGCCCCCGAGTTCCGCGATGGCGGTCAGAATGTCGATGTACGCGATGTCGGCCGAGAGGTGCTGCGCCGCATGGGTTTGGAGCGGACCGCGCTCGAGCGGGGCACCGGCGAGGAGGGAACGACCTGGGTCGACGCGGACGGCGAGGTCGTGGCGGAGTTTTCGCTCGAAGAACTGGGAAGCGACGGCCCGACCGCCGAGATGGAGATCCTGCGCGGCGACCTCGCGCGTCTCGTCTACGAGTCGGCGCGCGAGCATGCCGCGTTCCGCTTCGGCGACAGGATCGAGCGCATCGACGATGACGGCGAGCGGGCGATCGTCACCTTCGCTGGCGGCGCGATTGAGAGCTACGATCTGGTGGTGGTCGCCGAAGGGGTCGGATCGAAGACGCGCGAACTGATGTTTCCCGACGAGAACGATCCGCGATGGATGAATCTGACGATCGCATACTTCACCATTCCCCACGTGCCGGGCGATAACCGGATGTGGCGTTGGTACAACGCGACGGGGGGCCGGAGCCTCTCGCTGCGGCCTGACAATTATGGAACGACGCGCGCCAACCTCGCCATTCAGCAGGCACCGAACGGCGAGCACAAGTGGGATGCCGAACGCCAGAAAGCCTATATGCGCGAGCGCTTCGCGGATGCCGGGTGGCAGTCCGAGCGCATTCTCGCAGGAATGGAAAGCACGCACGACTTCTACTTCGATGTCTTGCGTCAGGTGCGGATGAAGCGCTGGTCGAAGGGCCGCGTGGTTCTGACGGGCGACGCCGCCTGGTGCGCGACCCCGCTTGCCGGCATCGGCACGACGCTGGCGGTGACGGGGGCCTATGTCCTGGCCGCGGAACTCGACCGCCGCGACGATGTGGCCGCCGCCCTCAGCGAGTACGAGGCCAAGATGCGTCCGATGGTGGACGATGCGCAAGGCGTGCCGAAGATCGCCCCGCGCCTGATGCATCCGCGCAGCCGGCTCGGCATCCACCTTCTGCATGGGGTACTGGGCGTCGCGAGCCGACCAACCGTCCGGAACCTGGCCGCCAAGCTGTTTTCTGGCCAGACCAAGTCACCCGACCTCTCCAGCTATCCCCAGCATCCGTGA